One window of Medicago truncatula cultivar Jemalong A17 chromosome 2, MtrunA17r5.0-ANR, whole genome shotgun sequence genomic DNA carries:
- the LOC25486449 gene encoding acidic endochitinase, which yields MDTKRQALLLLLVLTIFPFTIKASSSGGIAIYWGQNLGDGTLTSTCDTGNYEIVLLAFLNVFGGGRVPSWNFAGHCGDWSPCTKLEPEIKHCQQKGIKVLLSLGGASGSYSLSSPDDAKNVADYLYTNFLSGQFGPLGSVTLDGIDFDIEGGSNLYWDDLARNLDNLRQQNRYFYLASAPQCFMPDYYLDKAIKTGLFDYVLVQFYNNPPCQYDLINSDATLLLQSWNAWTSLALPNNTVFMGLPAAPNAAPSGGYIPPNDLISKVLPFIKPTSNYGGIMLWDRFHDVGNDYSNQIKEYVKRSILRFVTQVSEAIVGSISAALNSMFPN from the exons ATGGATACAAAAAGGCAAGCATTGCTCCTTCTGTTAGTCTTAACAATATTTCCCTTCACTATCAAAGCATCTTCAAGTGGTGGCATTGCCATCTACTGGGGCCAAAACCTAGGAGATGGCACCTTGACATCAACATGTGACACAGGTAATTACGAGATTGTACTCTTAGCTTTCCTCAATGTCTTTGGAGGAGGAAGAGTCCCAAGTTGGAACTTTGCAGGTCATTGTGGTGACTGGAGCCCTTGCACAAAACTCGAACCCGAAATAAAACACTGTCAACAAAAAGGGATCAAAGTTTTACTTTCCCTTGGAGGTGCATCTGGATCCTACTCCCTTAGCTCACCAGACGATGCTAAAAATGTTGCTGATTACCTCTATACTAACTTTCTTAGTGGTCAATTTGGTCCACTTGGAAGTGTTACCTTAGATGgtattgattttgacattgaAGGAGGTAGCAATCTTTACTGGGATGACCTTGCTAGGAATCTTGACAATCTAAGACAACAAAACAG GTACTTTTACTTGGCTTCTGCACCCCAATGTTTTATGCCAGATTACTACCTTGACAAAGCTATCAAAACTGGCTTATTTGATTATGTCCTTGTTCAATTCTACAATAACCCTCCATGTCAATATGATCTAATAAACTCAGATGCTACATTGCTCTTACAATCATGGAATGCTTGGACATCTTTAGCTCTACCAAATAATACCGTTTTCATGGGACTACCAGCAGCACCTAATGCAGCTCCTAGTGGTGGTTATATACCACCAAATGATCTCATTTCCAAGGTTCTTCCTTTCATTAAACCAACTTCCAACTATGGAGGAATTATGCTTTGGGATAGATTTCATGATGTTGGAAATGATTACAGCAATCAGATAAAGGAGTACGTTAAACGATCTATTCTTCGATTTGTGACACAAGTTTCCGAGGCAATAGTTGGATCTATCTCGGCAGCTTTGAACTCCATGTTTCcgaattaa